The following DNA comes from Erigeron canadensis isolate Cc75 chromosome 3, C_canadensis_v1, whole genome shotgun sequence.
TAGCGATCACTTCATACCATATTTCTGGTTTTGACGTGAGTaaatattgttgttgttattcaTTAATTTGGTCTAAAATTTGTGTTGATCGaaatgataatattaattatatgacTACGTATACACAAACAAAATACAGACCGTTGAATTATATTATGGAAGTAATTGGATAGTactatatactgtatatatgagGTATGAATAATGTTTGAACTAACTAACAAACGGTGATTAAAATAGTAGTACAAGTAATTATTTTTGCATTATGGGACgacaaatgataaaattaattagAAGAAGCCAAATGCGACTGAAAGAGCATTCCTTTATGGAATTCAACGCACAGAGTCTGCATACTAGTGCACCACCATTTCAATTAATGGTCAGTTCAGGATTAATTcaccatatatattatttgcaaAACTTTACATCTTCGATCTTCTTCCCCTTATATGATCGATCATCTAGATATATAGATCAACTACTTCTCTATCAGAacccatttttaaattttacatacACCCACACACgtacaaattacaaaaacatatatatatatatatatatatatatatggcttcTTTCATGCCTTTTACTAACAAGAATCTAGACATATTTATGTGTGTTTTGAGGCCAACAATCGCCATTGTTGATGATCTTGTGGATAGTTTAAAAAACTTCTCTTTGTTTACGGAAAGACTTGGTTGCATTCATTCCTCCATCTTCAAAAGCATCCATGGCAATATGGTATATATCTACTGCCTAATCCTCAACttcctatatctatatcttctatataatatatatatatataaatatatatatgtatatataggtgtaCTATACGTTTACATCTTTTTATTGGATTATATATCTTAATAGAGCAAGGTAGTTTTATTTTTCAgtctattatatataatggctaacactccggtaagaacacttttaaaataagaacggtgaagacacttaaaaacatcattttgatgcattaaaagttcataaaaccaACATAGtccataactaattatcattatttaagtatttaacaacacattgatccgccaaaatcgaaataatcacgatttttgttttgttcatccatcttggatgcatattcatcaaaatgatgcattcaacaaaaaacgtgattttttttatattgacgGATCAATTTGTTGCTAAACacttaaacaatgataattagttatgcactatgttagttttgtagacttttaacgcatcaaaatgtagtttttaagtgttctcacaaTGTTCTTAAAAGTTCTTGTTTTAagattgttcttgttttaacGCATCAAAATTAAGTTCTATAGAAGCTAGCTTGAACTTTTCATTTAGATaaacattcaagtatatatatatactattagtTCCAAACATAATGTTTATATTGATGGTTTTATGTATGTCCTTTATATAGATTGTATGGTATGGAGCATGGATCAAGAGGTCTAACGAAGACAAAGAATTACTCCAACAAGTACTTGTAAGTTGTAAAAAATAACATgagttaattaattagttcattttctttttctatcttttttatttttatttttaccacatcAATTCATTGATTtcctagttattattattaattaaccaCTATTAGTTATGACGGCCAGCTTTCAGGATTGACTAATCTACAAAACATGGCCGTCCTACTCGAATATGACTTCATGGCCGCCTATGGTGGGGAGGCAAAGGACGGTCCCCCAGCCGCTAAGTTCTCAACAGGCGACACCATCAGTTTTAGCTCGACGCATCTCTTGCAGTCTAACACCAAAATAAACGAGCAAGACTTTTTGTACTCATGCTTCTCCGTATTTAGATCTTACTTCCTTAAGATGAATGGTACCATTTCCGGAGTTTGCTTAAAGTGTGAGAACTGTCCGGTTGTCGTCAATTTCTATGTGTGGAAGAATTTGCAGTCGTGTTACTCGTTTGTACTAAAAAACGATCAACGTGAAGAGCTTCAAAACTACTTTGGAGGTGCTAAGGTTTTCATGAAATATGATGTGTATAAAGTTGTCTATGTAAGTGCAGACGATGTATCGAGCTATCAATACTTCCCTCCTCATAAGTTGTTGGAAAACCatgtatcatcatcatcatccgagGTTAACTTGGAGGATTTAAAGTAATTAATTCGAATATactaattataaattatgtaATTCGACGTATGTACATTGTTAGAATCAGAGGCGAAGCCAGGATTTCTGGTTGATGGAGTCGTGACGAAAATTTTGTCGTAATGTGCTTAATATATAAGTAAACATATTCCTAACATCACTTATAATATAATCTTAACCATGTATTGAAAACTTATAATTGATACGGCGGaagtaaaaaaatttgtaaagtACAAGGttgtaaaatgaaaaacaatataaGAACAAATACATCATGTAATACAGAGTATATTGCTACATAGTTGACGGACCTACCCACACCCACCAACCAAATGAcctattaatcattttcctcaGGTAATTCATTCTGATTCCCGgcatttttgttttcaatagctttgattttcattatttatttacatattgGAGAGGGCTAAactatataaaacttgataaatcAACGACCAGACAATAGAAAAATCAGTCGTATTAGTGCTATTGGGGGAGGCTTGGTACCCTCAGCCCCCCTTGTCTCCGCCACTGGTTAGAATAGCTCAGATCTTCTATATATATGGGGTATATGTACAAACGCTACAAAAATtatcaaaagattttgaaaCTACTTTGTCATTTGCTTCGCAATATGCACAAGGTCTGTAAAATGAACTGAACTATTCAATAACCGTTTGGTGTAAAATTCGTTTGTGTTCATTTGTATAGTAAAGTTAATGAATATTAATACAATAATTTGTTCGTTTAATTAAATGAACGAATATAAACAAAACTCTTATTCAATTATTATGACTTAGATTAAATATTAAACCATGACTTTTTATTATACGTTATGGAACTTAACCAACTTTTCACATGTTCAATTTTAATAGATCTATTCACATTTTAAATTAAAtcttatttaaaaaatcatctttttatCAATGTAAACCAACTCTTTATTCATCTTCAATTCAATTAGATTTGCTAAAGATCgtttgacaaaaatatttaattaatgaaattcacagatcaaattttaaaaagttttagaTTGATTCTCAGACAAATTTTTAAGTCAatttatccatttttttatagaaataaaacaaaatttttatgacatcattatatttattgtaatattaaatatagtatGAATATTCACTTTCATATTAGAGTCATCACAATCTATAGAATGTTTTATTtcttagcctataaatataaggctTATTGTAACCCTATTgatatttttgattaataagatTATCTCCTCCCCATTctcaattcttctcttcatcgTGTGTTGCAGTCTTTTTCCCTTCACCGAGTTTTTATCCCAATGGGTTTtcttggtaaggtttttaatgagacAACAAACATTATATTTGCGTATAATAAAGTGTGAATATCCAAGGAGAAGTattgtaaaattaaatatagtaTGTATATTCACTTTCATATTCGTGTCATCATAATATCTAGAATATTTTATTTCTtaacctataaatacaagacttatTGTAACCCTATTGATATCTTTAATTAATAAGATTACTCCCTCTTCTCTCTCAATTATTCTTTTCATCaatcttataataatatttcaatTAATGTTTACTTGTCATTATTaagctttttatattatttatttcttttt
Coding sequences within:
- the LOC122594196 gene encoding uncharacterized protein LOC122594196 translates to MASFMPFTNKNLDIFMCVLRPTIAIVDDLVDSLKNFSLFTERLGCIHSSIFKSIHGNMIVWYGAWIKRSNEDKELLQQVLLSGLTNLQNMAVLLEYDFMAAYGGEAKDGPPAAKFSTGDTISFSSTHLLQSNTKINEQDFLYSCFSVFRSYFLKMNGTISGVCLKCENCPVVVNFYVWKNLQSCYSFVLKNDQREELQNYFGGAKVFMKYDVYKVVYVSADDVSSYQYFPPHKLLENHVSSSSSEVNLEDLK